A single region of the Pseudomonas sp. PDM14 genome encodes:
- a CDS encoding 3-hydroxybutyrate dehydrogenase, producing MSLHGKTALVTGSTSGIGLGIALALAEAGANLMLNGFGDSEAALAAVRALGGNVAYHPADMSKPTEVEALIHATEAEFGSLDILVNNAGIQHVAAVEEFPVERWDTIIAINLSSAFHTMRLALPGMRARNWGRIINIASAHGLAASAGKSAYVAAKHGLIGLTKSVALETATTGVTCNAICPGWVLTPLVQQQIDARAAADGDIARARHELLAEKQPSLDFVTPRQLGELAVFLCSDAAVQVRGAAWNMDGGWLAQ from the coding sequence ATGAGCTTGCACGGCAAAACCGCGCTGGTCACCGGTTCTACCAGTGGTATCGGACTGGGTATCGCCCTGGCGCTGGCCGAAGCCGGCGCCAACCTGATGCTTAACGGCTTCGGCGACAGCGAGGCGGCTCTGGCGGCCGTGCGCGCCCTCGGTGGTAACGTTGCCTACCACCCGGCGGACATGAGCAAGCCGACGGAGGTCGAGGCTCTGATTCACGCCACCGAGGCCGAGTTCGGCAGCCTCGACATCCTGGTCAACAACGCCGGCATCCAGCATGTCGCCGCGGTCGAGGAGTTCCCCGTCGAGCGCTGGGACACGATCATCGCCATCAACCTCAGCTCGGCCTTCCACACCATGCGCCTGGCGCTGCCGGGCATGCGCGCACGCAACTGGGGACGGATCATCAACATCGCCTCGGCCCACGGCCTGGCCGCATCGGCCGGCAAGAGCGCCTACGTGGCGGCCAAGCACGGGCTGATCGGCCTGACCAAGAGCGTGGCGCTGGAAACCGCCACCACCGGCGTCACCTGCAACGCCATCTGCCCCGGCTGGGTGCTCACGCCGCTGGTGCAGCAGCAGATCGACGCCCGCGCCGCGGCCGATGGCGACATTGCCCGTGCCCGTCACGAGCTGCTGGCGGAAAAGCAGCCGTCACTGGATTTCGTCACCCCGCGTCAGCTCGGCGAGCTGGCGGTTTTTCTTTGCAGCGACGCCGCCGTGCAGGTCCGCGGCGCGGCCTGGAACATGGATGGCGGCTGGCTCGCGCAGTAG
- a CDS encoding alpha/beta hydrolase family protein → MTHKALLAKAALFCATLLLSAYAFSATGPSSPCTNCTRGPNPTVAALKSNSGPFSTAKFSVSGYLKGFGDSTVYYPTNTTGKMGAIAVIPGYLSYESSIEWWGPRLASHGFVVITMNTNTIYDQPDSRATQLSKALDYVIAQSNSSSSPIAGKVDSTRLGAIGWSMGGGGSLKLSTQRSLNAIIPQAPYYAGSNSFNTIKTPTLILACGVDAVAPVAAHASPFYNKIPNTTPKAFLEIYGGSHFCANSGYPNQDLLGMYGISWMKRFIDFDKRYSQFLCGPNHQADLAISEYRQNCNY, encoded by the coding sequence ATGACCCACAAGGCTTTACTGGCAAAGGCCGCATTGTTCTGCGCCACCTTGCTGCTTAGCGCGTATGCGTTTTCTGCCACGGGCCCTTCCAGCCCCTGCACCAACTGCACCCGCGGGCCAAACCCCACCGTTGCTGCGTTGAAGAGCAACTCCGGGCCGTTCAGCACCGCCAAGTTCTCCGTGTCCGGCTACCTCAAGGGCTTTGGCGACAGCACCGTGTATTACCCGACCAACACCACCGGGAAGATGGGCGCGATTGCGGTGATTCCCGGCTATCTGTCCTATGAGAGCAGCATCGAGTGGTGGGGCCCGCGCCTGGCGTCCCACGGTTTCGTGGTCATCACCATGAACACCAACACCATCTATGATCAGCCTGACAGCCGCGCCACCCAGCTGAGCAAGGCGCTCGACTATGTGATCGCCCAGAGCAACTCCAGCTCCAGCCCGATTGCCGGCAAGGTCGACAGCACCCGCCTGGGCGCTATCGGCTGGTCGATGGGCGGTGGGGGTTCGCTGAAGCTGTCCACGCAGCGCTCGCTCAACGCCATCATCCCACAGGCGCCGTACTACGCCGGGAGCAACAGCTTCAACACGATCAAGACGCCGACACTGATCCTCGCCTGCGGCGTGGACGCCGTAGCCCCCGTAGCCGCGCATGCATCGCCGTTCTACAACAAGATCCCCAACACCACGCCCAAGGCGTTTCTGGAGATCTACGGCGGCTCGCACTTCTGCGCCAACTCCGGCTACCCCAACCAGGACCTGCTAGGCATGTACGGGATTTCCTGGATGAAGCGCTTCATCGACTTCGACAAGCGCTACAGCCAGTTCCTCTGCGGCCCGAACCATCAGGCCGACCTGGCCATCTCCGAATACCGGCAGAACTGCAACTACTGA
- a CDS encoding hydroxymethylglutaryl-CoA lyase — MTIPKKVRLVEVGPRDGLQNEKQPISVADKVRLVDDLSAAGLGYIEVGSFVSPKWVPQMAGSAEVFAQIQRQAGVVYGALTPNMKGFEAAVEAGVREVAVFAAASEAFSQKNINCSISESLARFVPIMDAARAHGISVRGYVSCVLGCPYEGAVAPERVASVAGELFAMGCYEVSLGDTIGTGTAGATRRLFELAAAQVPRDKLGGHFHDTYGQALANVYASLQEGISVFDSSVAGLGGCPYAKGATGNVASEDVLYLLEGLGIHTGIDMDRLIDAGQRICEVLGKANGSRVARARLASR; from the coding sequence ATGACGATTCCCAAGAAAGTCCGCCTGGTCGAAGTCGGCCCCCGTGACGGCCTGCAGAACGAGAAACAACCGATCAGCGTCGCCGACAAAGTGCGCCTGGTCGATGACCTCAGCGCCGCCGGCCTCGGTTATATCGAGGTGGGTAGCTTCGTCTCGCCCAAGTGGGTGCCGCAGATGGCCGGCAGCGCCGAGGTGTTCGCGCAGATCCAGCGCCAGGCCGGCGTGGTCTACGGCGCGCTGACGCCGAACATGAAAGGTTTCGAGGCCGCCGTCGAAGCCGGGGTCAGGGAAGTCGCAGTGTTCGCCGCCGCCAGCGAAGCCTTCTCGCAGAAGAACATCAACTGCTCGATCAGCGAGAGCCTGGCGCGCTTCGTGCCGATCATGGACGCCGCCCGTGCCCACGGCATCAGCGTGCGCGGCTACGTCTCCTGCGTGCTCGGCTGCCCGTACGAAGGCGCCGTGGCGCCGGAACGCGTGGCCAGCGTGGCCGGTGAGCTGTTCGCCATGGGCTGCTACGAGGTCTCGCTGGGCGACACCATCGGCACCGGCACTGCCGGCGCTACCCGCCGCCTGTTCGAGCTGGCCGCCGCCCAGGTCCCGCGCGACAAACTCGGCGGGCATTTCCACGACACCTACGGCCAGGCCCTGGCCAATGTCTACGCCAGCCTGCAGGAAGGCATCAGCGTGTTCGACAGCTCGGTCGCCGGCCTCGGCGGCTGCCCGTACGCCAAGGGCGCCACCGGCAACGTCGCCAGCGAAGACGTGCTCTACCTGCTCGAAGGCCTGGGCATTCATACCGGTATCGACATGGACCGCCTGATCGACGCCGGCCAGCGCATCTGCGAGGTGCTCGGCAAGGCCAATGGCTCACGGGTGGCCCGCGCGCGCCTGGCCAGCCGCTGA
- a CDS encoding gamma-carboxygeranoyl-CoA hydratase produces MTDFTTVQLETDPRGFATLWLNRPQKNNAFNAEMIRELILALGAVQADKSLRFLVLRGRGRHFCAGADLAWMQHSATLDYNANLADSRELAELMYSLQALPIPTLAVVQGAAFGGAVGLVSCCDMAIGALDAQFSLSEVRIGLAPAVISPFVVQAIGERAARRYALTAERFDGQRARELGLLAERYPADELEAHLDEWVANLLLNSPQAMQVSKELLREVASGVLSPPLRRFTENAIARIRVSAEGQEGLNAFLEKRTPAWQEQQA; encoded by the coding sequence ATGACCGACTTCACCACCGTACAGCTCGAAACCGATCCGCGCGGTTTCGCCACCCTGTGGCTGAATCGCCCGCAGAAGAACAACGCCTTCAATGCCGAGATGATCCGCGAGCTGATCCTCGCCCTCGGCGCCGTGCAGGCCGACAAGAGCCTGCGCTTTCTCGTCCTGCGCGGCCGCGGCCGGCACTTTTGCGCCGGTGCTGACCTGGCCTGGATGCAGCACTCGGCGACTCTCGACTACAACGCCAACCTGGCCGACTCGCGCGAGCTGGCCGAGCTGATGTACAGCCTGCAGGCCTTGCCGATCCCGACCCTGGCCGTGGTTCAGGGCGCCGCATTCGGCGGTGCCGTGGGCCTGGTCAGCTGCTGCGACATGGCCATCGGCGCGCTCGATGCGCAGTTCAGCCTGTCCGAGGTGCGCATCGGCCTGGCGCCCGCGGTGATCAGCCCCTTCGTCGTGCAGGCCATCGGCGAACGTGCCGCCCGCCGCTACGCGCTCACCGCCGAGCGCTTCGACGGCCAGCGCGCCCGCGAACTGGGCCTGCTCGCCGAGCGCTACCCGGCGGATGAACTGGAAGCCCACCTGGATGAGTGGGTCGCCAACCTGCTGCTGAACAGCCCGCAGGCCATGCAGGTGAGCAAGGAGTTGCTGCGCGAGGTCGCCAGTGGCGTGCTCAGCCCGCCGCTGCGGCGCTTTACCGAGAATGCCATCGCCCGGATTCGCGTCAGCGCCGAGGGCCAGGAAGGCCTCAATGCCTTCCTCGAGAAACGCACGCCGGCCTGGCAGGAGCAGCAAGCATGA
- a CDS encoding acetoacetate--CoA ligase codes for MSQALWTPSADRIAATRMDAFRRYVNQRHALQLADYPALHAWSVARREAFWQAIVDFFEIRFSAQPEAVLREGAAMPSAQWFPGATLNFAEHLLRRRDDHPALVAIAEDGSREQLSYAELAAHVAGLQRSLRDAGVGVGDRVAAFMPNTWQTLVGMLATASLGATWSSCSPDFGTQGVIDRFGQIEPTVLIACAGYRYAGKNLDLTAKLNEILGHLPTLKQLVVVPYSRTEAQPTDYTSVARTTLWQDFYQPGGEPQFTAVPFAHPLYILYSSGTTGVPKCIVHGVGGTLLQHVKELGLNSDLHADDTLFYYTTCGWMMWNWLVSGLALGATLVLFDGSPFHPGAERLIDLIDAENISIFGTSAKFIAALEKAGANPRETHKLDRLKAILSTGSPLAHESFDYVYRDIKNDVCLSSISGGTDIVSCFALGNPVLPVRRGELQCKGLGMDVQVWDDTGKAVVGEKGELVCAQHFTSMPVGFWNDADGEKFHSAYFDTFPGIWAHGDYAEETEHGGLIIHGRSDAVLNPGGVRIGTAEIYRQVEKVEEVLESIAIGQEWDGDVRVVLFVRLRDGVLLDEALQARIRQVIRANTTPRHVPAKVIAVADIPRTISGKIVELAVRNVVHGKPVKNTDALANPQALELYRDLAALQD; via the coding sequence ATGTCGCAAGCCCTCTGGACACCCTCTGCCGACCGAATCGCCGCCACGCGGATGGATGCCTTCCGCCGTTACGTCAACCAGCGCCATGCCCTGCAACTGGCCGACTACCCGGCGCTGCACGCCTGGAGCGTGGCCCGCCGCGAAGCCTTCTGGCAGGCCATCGTCGACTTCTTCGAGATCCGCTTCAGCGCCCAGCCCGAAGCGGTACTGCGCGAAGGCGCGGCCATGCCCAGCGCGCAGTGGTTTCCCGGTGCCACGCTGAACTTCGCCGAACACCTGCTGCGTCGTCGTGACGACCACCCTGCCCTGGTCGCCATCGCCGAGGACGGCTCGCGTGAGCAGCTCAGCTACGCCGAACTGGCCGCCCATGTCGCCGGCCTGCAACGCAGCCTGCGGGACGCGGGCGTGGGTGTCGGCGACCGAGTGGCCGCCTTCATGCCCAACACCTGGCAGACCCTGGTCGGCATGCTCGCCACCGCCAGCCTCGGCGCCACCTGGTCGAGCTGCTCGCCGGACTTCGGCACCCAGGGCGTGATCGACCGATTCGGCCAGATCGAGCCGACCGTGCTGATCGCCTGTGCTGGCTACCGCTACGCCGGCAAGAACCTCGACCTGACCGCCAAGCTCAACGAGATCCTCGGCCATCTGCCGACCTTGAAGCAGCTGGTGGTGGTGCCCTATTCGCGCACCGAGGCGCAACCGACTGATTACACGTCGGTTGCTCGAACCACGCTCTGGCAGGACTTCTATCAGCCGGGCGGCGAACCGCAGTTCACCGCCGTACCCTTCGCGCACCCGCTGTACATCCTCTACTCCAGCGGCACCACCGGTGTGCCCAAGTGCATCGTCCACGGTGTCGGCGGTACGCTGCTACAGCACGTCAAGGAACTCGGCCTGAACAGCGACCTGCACGCCGACGACACGCTGTTCTACTACACCACCTGCGGCTGGATGATGTGGAACTGGCTGGTCTCGGGCCTGGCCCTGGGCGCCACCCTGGTGCTGTTCGACGGCTCGCCGTTCCATCCGGGGGCCGAGCGCCTGATCGACCTGATCGATGCCGAGAACATCAGCATCTTCGGCACCAGCGCCAAGTTCATCGCCGCCCTGGAAAAGGCCGGCGCCAACCCGCGCGAGACGCACAAGCTGGACCGCCTGAAGGCCATTCTCTCGACCGGCTCGCCGCTGGCGCACGAGAGCTTCGACTACGTCTACCGCGACATCAAAAACGATGTCTGCCTGTCGTCGATTTCCGGCGGCACCGACATCGTGTCCTGTTTTGCCCTGGGCAACCCGGTGCTGCCGGTGCGTCGCGGCGAGCTGCAGTGCAAGGGCCTGGGCATGGACGTGCAGGTGTGGGACGACACCGGCAAGGCGGTGGTCGGCGAGAAAGGCGAGCTGGTTTGCGCACAGCATTTCACCTCGATGCCGGTCGGCTTCTGGAACGACGCCGATGGCGAGAAGTTCCACAGTGCCTACTTCGACACCTTCCCCGGCATCTGGGCCCACGGCGACTACGCCGAGGAAACCGAACACGGCGGCCTGATCATCCACGGCCGCTCGGATGCGGTGCTCAACCCCGGCGGCGTGCGCATCGGTACCGCCGAGATCTACCGCCAGGTGGAAAAGGTCGAGGAAGTGCTGGAGTCCATCGCCATCGGCCAGGAATGGGACGGCGATGTGCGCGTGGTGCTGTTCGTGCGCCTGCGCGACGGCGTGCTGCTCGACGAGGCGCTGCAAGCCCGCATCCGCCAGGTTATCCGTGCCAATACCACGCCGCGTCACGTGCCGGCGAAGGTCATCGCCGTCGCCGACATTCCGCGCACCATCAGCGGCAAGATCGTCGAACTGGCAGTGCGCAACGTGGTGCACGGCAAGCCGGTGAAGAACACCGACGCCCTGGCCAACCCGCAGGCGCTGGAGCTGTATCGCGACCTGGCAGCGCTGCAGGACTGA
- a CDS encoding peptidylprolyl isomerase produces MAKAMARHILVKTEAEAAALKKRIAAGEALDVLARKHSTCPSGKKGGDLGEVRPGQMVRAIDQVIFKKELRTVHGPIKSQFGYHLVQVFYRD; encoded by the coding sequence ATGGCAAAAGCAATGGCCCGCCACATTCTGGTCAAGACCGAAGCGGAAGCTGCTGCGCTGAAGAAGCGCATCGCCGCCGGCGAGGCCTTAGATGTGCTGGCACGCAAGCACTCGACCTGCCCGTCGGGCAAGAAAGGTGGCGATCTGGGTGAGGTCCGTCCCGGGCAGATGGTGCGTGCCATCGACCAGGTCATTTTCAAGAAGGAGCTGCGCACCGTGCACGGCCCGATCAAGAGCCAGTTCGGCTATCACCTGGTGCAGGTGTTCTACCGCGACTGA
- a CDS encoding acetyl/propionyl/methylcrotonyl-CoA carboxylase subunit alpha, with protein MSPSAQRITTLLVANRGEIACRVMRTAKAMGLNTVAVHSAIDRDARHVCEADVAVDLGGAKPADSYLLIDKLIAAAQASGAQAIHPGYGFLSENAGFARAIEAAGLVFLGPPASAIDAMGSKSAAKALMEAAGVPLVPGYHGEAQDVQTFREAAAQIGYPVLLKAAAGGGGKGMKVVEREADLAEALQSAQREAQSAFGDSRMLVEKYVLKPRHVEIQVFADQHGNCLYLNERDCSIQRRHQKVVEEAPAPGLSAELRRAMGEAAVKAAQAIGYVGAGTVEFLLDARGQFFFMEMNTRLQVEHPVTEAITGLDLVAWQIRVARGEALPISQDQVPLLGHAIEVRLYAEDPDGDFLPAAGTLALYREPAAGPGRRVDSGVSEGDEVSPFYDPMLGKLIAWGDNREEARLRLLAMLDETAVGGLKTNLAFLRRILAHPAFAAAELDTGFIPRHQAELLPAPGELPDAFWQAAADAFVQSEAPAVRSDDPHSPWSERSGWRAGLVSETTLHLACGSEQRRVQPSGTAQLIGETLVCRSQLAGDQAVAESTIASKLAPTKAFRLQAFRRDETLYLQWNGELHALTRVDPIAAAQASHTTHGGLTAPMNGSIVRILVEAGQAVEAGTALVVLEAMKMEHSIRAPHAGTVKALYCAEGELVAEGTSLVELEGA; from the coding sequence ATGAGCCCCTCGGCGCAGCGCATCACCACGCTGCTGGTGGCCAACCGCGGCGAGATCGCCTGCCGGGTGATGCGCACGGCCAAAGCCATGGGCCTGAATACCGTCGCCGTGCACAGCGCTATCGACCGTGACGCGCGGCATGTGTGCGAAGCGGACGTGGCCGTCGATCTCGGTGGCGCCAAACCGGCGGACAGCTACCTGCTGATCGACAAGCTCATTGCCGCCGCTCAGGCCAGCGGCGCCCAGGCGATCCACCCGGGCTACGGCTTCCTGTCCGAGAACGCCGGTTTCGCCCGCGCCATCGAAGCCGCCGGCCTGGTGTTCCTCGGCCCGCCGGCCAGCGCCATCGACGCCATGGGCAGCAAGTCGGCCGCCAAGGCGCTGATGGAAGCCGCCGGGGTACCCCTGGTGCCCGGTTACCACGGCGAAGCGCAGGACGTGCAGACCTTCCGCGAGGCCGCCGCGCAGATCGGCTACCCGGTGCTGCTCAAGGCCGCCGCCGGTGGTGGCGGCAAGGGCATGAAAGTGGTCGAGCGCGAAGCCGATCTCGCCGAAGCGCTGCAGTCCGCCCAGCGTGAGGCGCAGTCGGCCTTTGGCGACTCGCGCATGCTGGTCGAGAAGTACGTGCTCAAGCCACGCCATGTGGAGATCCAGGTGTTCGCCGACCAGCACGGCAACTGCCTGTACCTCAACGAGCGTGACTGCTCAATCCAGCGCCGCCACCAGAAGGTAGTCGAGGAAGCACCGGCGCCAGGGCTGTCCGCCGAGCTGCGCCGCGCCATGGGCGAGGCCGCGGTCAAGGCCGCGCAGGCCATCGGCTATGTGGGGGCCGGCACCGTGGAGTTTCTGCTCGATGCGCGCGGGCAGTTCTTCTTCATGGAAATGAACACCCGCCTGCAGGTCGAGCACCCGGTCACCGAAGCCATCACCGGCCTCGACCTGGTGGCCTGGCAGATTCGCGTGGCCCGTGGCGAGGCGCTGCCGATCAGCCAGGATCAGGTGCCGCTGCTCGGCCACGCCATCGAAGTGCGGCTGTATGCCGAGGACCCGGACGGCGACTTTCTCCCCGCCGCCGGCACCCTCGCCCTGTACCGCGAGCCGGCTGCGGGGCCGGGACGGCGCGTCGACAGCGGGGTCAGCGAAGGTGACGAGGTGTCGCCGTTCTACGACCCGATGCTCGGCAAGCTGATCGCCTGGGGCGACAACCGCGAGGAAGCCCGCCTGCGCCTGCTGGCCATGCTCGATGAAACCGCGGTCGGTGGATTGAAGACCAATCTGGCCTTCCTGCGCCGCATCCTCGCCCACCCGGCCTTTGCCGCGGCGGAGCTGGACACCGGCTTCATCCCGCGCCACCAGGCCGAGTTGCTGCCCGCACCTGGCGAGTTGCCGGACGCCTTCTGGCAGGCCGCCGCCGATGCCTTCGTGCAGAGTGAAGCGCCCGCTGTGCGCAGCGATGACCCGCACTCGCCCTGGAGCGAGCGCAGCGGCTGGCGCGCTGGCCTGGTTTCGGAAACCACACTGCACCTGGCATGCGGGAGCGAGCAGCGTCGTGTACAGCCAAGTGGAACCGCGCAGCTGATTGGCGAAACACTTGTCTGTAGGAGCCAGCTTGCTGGCGATCAGGCTGTTGCCGAATCCACCATCGCCAGCAAGCTGGCTCCTACAAAAGCTTTCCGCCTGCAGGCGTTTCGCCGTGACGAAACCCTGTACCTGCAGTGGAACGGTGAACTGCACGCCCTCACCCGCGTCGACCCTATAGCCGCGGCGCAGGCCAGCCACACCACGCACGGAGGGCTGACGGCGCCCATGAACGGCAGTATCGTGCGCATCCTGGTGGAGGCCGGTCAGGCAGTCGAAGCCGGCACCGCGCTGGTGGTGCTGGAGGCGATGAAGATGGAGCACAGCATCCGCGCGCCCCATGCCGGAACGGTCAAGGCGCTGTATTGCGCCGAGGGCGAGCTGGTCGCCGAGGGCACCTCGCTGGTGGAGTTGGAGGGGGCCTGA
- a CDS encoding PilT/PilU family type 4a pilus ATPase, with amino-acid sequence MDLSAMLKILASQDGSDLYLSTGAPPCAKFNGVLKPLSAEPLKPGDVAAIAASVMDAEQRADFERELEMNLAISLPNIGRFRINIFKQRNEVSIVARNIKMEIPKFEDLKLPEVLLKTVMEKRGLVLFVGGTGSGKSTSLAALIDYRNRNSGGHIITIEDPVEYVHRHKKSIINQREVGVDTRSFHAALKNTLRQAPDVILIGEIRDRETMEHALAFADTGHLAISTLHANNANQALDRIINFFPEERRPQLLNDLGNNLKAFVSQRLVKTVDGKRRAAVEVLLGTPTIRDLIKRNEFSEIKEIMEKSKNLGMQTFDQALIDLVNDGSIDEEEAVKNADSANNVRLKLKLYRDTPSTPQPTAAAAPSPAPVAAAAPEPASWSMELKLEEIETEAPPPEDPGRHGI; translated from the coding sequence ATGGACCTCTCCGCCATGCTGAAAATCCTGGCCAGCCAGGATGGCTCCGACCTGTATCTCTCCACCGGGGCACCGCCCTGCGCCAAGTTCAACGGCGTCCTCAAGCCGCTCAGCGCCGAACCATTGAAACCGGGTGACGTGGCCGCCATCGCCGCCAGCGTGATGGATGCCGAGCAACGTGCCGACTTCGAGCGCGAACTGGAGATGAACCTGGCGATCTCGCTGCCCAACATCGGCCGTTTCCGCATCAACATCTTCAAGCAGCGCAACGAGGTGTCCATCGTTGCGCGCAACATCAAGATGGAAATCCCCAAGTTCGAGGACCTCAAGCTGCCCGAGGTGCTGCTCAAGACCGTGATGGAGAAGCGCGGCCTGGTGCTGTTCGTCGGCGGTACCGGCTCGGGCAAGTCGACCTCGCTGGCGGCGCTTATCGACTACCGCAACCGCAACAGCGGCGGGCACATCATCACCATCGAGGATCCGGTGGAGTACGTGCACCGGCACAAGAAGTCGATCATCAACCAGCGCGAAGTCGGCGTGGACACTCGTAGCTTCCACGCCGCGTTGAAGAACACCCTGCGCCAGGCGCCGGACGTGATCCTGATCGGCGAGATCCGCGACCGCGAGACCATGGAGCACGCTCTGGCCTTCGCCGATACCGGCCACTTGGCGATTTCTACCCTGCACGCCAACAACGCCAATCAGGCGCTGGACCGCATCATCAACTTCTTCCCGGAAGAGCGTCGTCCGCAGCTGCTCAACGACCTGGGCAACAACCTCAAGGCGTTCGTGTCCCAACGCCTGGTCAAGACCGTCGACGGCAAGCGCCGCGCCGCGGTGGAGGTGCTGCTGGGCACGCCGACCATCCGTGACCTGATCAAGCGCAACGAGTTTTCCGAGATCAAGGAGATCATGGAGAAGTCGAAGAACCTCGGCATGCAGACCTTCGATCAGGCGTTGATCGACCTGGTCAACGATGGCTCCATCGACGAAGAGGAAGCGGTGAAGAACGCCGACTCGGCGAACAACGTGCGTCTCAAGCTCAAGCTCTACCGCGATACGCCGAGCACGCCGCAACCGACGGCGGCCGCAGCGCCGAGCCCGGCGCCTGTCGCCGCTGCAGCGCCTGAACCGGCCAGCTGGAGCATGGAGCTGAAACTGGAGGAGATCGAAACCGAAGCGCCGCCACCGGAAGACCCGGGGCGCCACGGCATCTGA
- a CDS encoding helix-turn-helix domain-containing protein: MKTVIAEDDGLPALVYVSNKRYLYLGRTQLRIRDLHSAAASLLVCLDGTVKFRASSAQLWNSAKSLLIPAGSRISIDNQGAVLAACYLDAAKADFLLLKRKMESVSDGVYFNLPGERQLADSLIRLRDDAPGFAEAQQRMESLLQQCAGSAMASGDSRVAHVVDRLRHTASLNISVKQLAAEVGLSESGLIRLFSLHVGAPLRRHRLWYRLIDFVELTLAGVPVAAAIKASGFTDAAHLSRCYSAFFGVHFSYAFSRRTNARYVVDACPAGSARDTAPISRQQ; the protein is encoded by the coding sequence ATGAAGACAGTTATCGCCGAAGACGACGGTCTTCCGGCCCTGGTCTACGTCTCCAACAAGCGCTACCTGTACCTGGGGCGTACGCAGTTGCGCATCCGCGATCTGCACTCGGCTGCCGCCTCATTGCTGGTTTGCCTCGACGGCACGGTGAAGTTCCGCGCGAGCAGTGCGCAGCTGTGGAACAGCGCGAAGAGCCTGCTGATTCCGGCTGGCAGCAGGATCAGCATCGACAACCAGGGCGCGGTATTGGCCGCCTGCTACCTGGATGCGGCAAAAGCCGATTTCCTGCTGTTGAAGAGGAAGATGGAGTCGGTCAGCGACGGGGTCTATTTCAACCTGCCGGGCGAACGTCAGCTGGCGGACAGCCTTATTCGCCTGCGTGATGACGCACCTGGCTTTGCCGAAGCCCAGCAGCGCATGGAGAGTCTCCTTCAGCAGTGCGCCGGCAGCGCGATGGCCAGCGGCGATAGCCGGGTTGCCCATGTCGTCGACCGGCTGCGCCATACCGCCTCGCTGAACATTTCGGTCAAGCAGCTGGCGGCAGAGGTGGGCTTGTCCGAATCCGGGCTGATCCGCCTGTTCAGCCTGCATGTCGGTGCGCCGCTGCGTCGGCATCGCCTGTGGTACCGGCTGATCGACTTCGTCGAGCTGACGCTGGCGGGTGTTCCGGTTGCCGCGGCGATCAAGGCATCCGGCTTCACCGACGCCGCGCATCTGTCGCGCTGCTACAGCGCCTTCTTCGGCGTCCATTTCTCCTACGCCTTCTCCCGGCGAACCAACGCCCGCTACGTGGTCGACGCGTGCCCCGCAGGAAGCGCGCGTGACACGGCGCCGATCAGCCGTCAGCAGTAA
- a CDS encoding GGDEF domain-containing protein → MKREAPELFRPGMPMDKSALEEAGQRTLMRVILASTGVTLCGFSVLQMLAGNHLLATFEILVGLVMLWGAWRIVRVRNLTPWIYLYLIPTYCFLVYIMIMPKASPTAFVWVYMIPLLSYLLLGRNRGFGLSLPFGLIAIVLYMDRYPSALTPEGLIDLGNAVLCGLMIMFFVHLYETRRAAAFMYQTYLAQTDALTGAASRRSFQQALERSIQEATRSNSHLVLVILDIDHFKEVNDRWGHEAGDRALQHICDCLQRRLRVTDYLGRLGGEEFGLLLRDTDRIGADPMVEELRHQIASNALHYDDQVIPLSATFGLAEWPVDGASADELYRCADRRLYWGKERGRNQLVSFDAVVGTQPWS, encoded by the coding sequence CGAAGCCCCCGAGCTGTTTCGCCCAGGAATGCCCATGGACAAGAGCGCCCTCGAGGAAGCGGGGCAGCGCACGCTCATGCGCGTCATTCTGGCCTCCACCGGCGTGACGTTGTGCGGGTTCAGCGTCCTGCAGATGCTGGCCGGCAACCATCTGCTGGCAACCTTCGAAATCCTGGTCGGGTTGGTCATGCTGTGGGGCGCCTGGCGCATCGTGCGGGTACGCAACCTGACGCCGTGGATCTACCTGTACCTGATCCCGACCTACTGCTTTCTCGTCTACATCATGATCATGCCCAAGGCCTCGCCAACGGCCTTTGTCTGGGTCTACATGATCCCGCTGCTGTCCTACCTGCTGCTCGGGCGCAACCGCGGCTTCGGCCTGTCACTACCGTTCGGCCTGATCGCCATCGTCCTCTACATGGACCGTTATCCCAGCGCGCTGACCCCGGAAGGGCTGATCGACCTGGGCAATGCCGTGCTCTGCGGCCTGATGATCATGTTCTTCGTCCACCTCTACGAAACCCGCCGCGCCGCTGCGTTCATGTACCAGACCTACCTGGCACAGACTGACGCGCTCACCGGTGCCGCCAGCCGGCGCAGCTTCCAGCAGGCGCTGGAGCGCAGCATCCAGGAGGCGACGCGCAGCAACAGCCATCTGGTACTGGTGATCCTCGACATCGATCACTTCAAGGAGGTGAACGACCGTTGGGGTCACGAGGCGGGCGATCGCGCGTTGCAGCACATCTGCGACTGCCTGCAGCGGCGCCTGCGCGTCACCGACTACCTCGGGCGCCTGGGTGGCGAAGAGTTCGGCCTGCTGCTGCGTGATACCGACCGGATCGGTGCCGATCCGATGGTCGAGGAATTGCGGCACCAGATCGCCAGCAACGCGCTGCACTATGACGACCAGGTCATTCCGCTCTCGGCAACCTTCGGCCTGGCCGAGTGGCCGGTGGACGGCGCCAGTGCCGACGAGCTTTACCGCTGCGCCGACCGGCGCCTGTACTGGGGCAAGGAGCGCGGGCGCAACCAGCTGGTGAGCTTCGACGCGGTGGTTGGCACTCAGCCCTGGTCGTAA